The following are encoded in a window of Thermoanaerobaculia bacterium genomic DNA:
- a CDS encoding protein kinase has translation MTLAAGTRLGPYEILAPLGAGGMGEVYKAKDARLGRDVAIKVLPERFADDAEAMARFDREARSVAGLSHPNILALFDTGREGGVAFAVTELLEGETLRDEIQEGRLAPRRAADYARQIADGLAAAHDKGIVHRDLKPENLFVTRDGRVKILDFGLARLVPFSDTSDTNSPTAAVSTEPGAVLGTVGYMSPEQVRGHTADPRSDIFSLGAVLYEMLTGRRAFGRETAAESMTAILREEPEEIVESGGRISAALDHIVRRCLEKKPEQRFQSARDLSFAISEASGLSSSSASANRPPQAAAAAPAWKRLLWPAAVLVVAAAAFLGGRRLAPSAGASDGWRFQRLTFGANAGLPSMSPDGSQFVFVRREGRNLDVFLQRVGGQNAIDLTKGSGFDNDEPAFSPDGERIAFRSERSGGGIFVMGATGESVRPVADEGFSPAWSPDGSTVAYTTTDGQDPYHLGGAADLVAVDVPSGKKRILVHGEASEAVFQRPAWSPHGRRIAVFGLLGTGSQRDIFTIDASAEKAVPVHLTSDKPLDWAPEWAPDGRSLYFGSDRGGTTDLYRIGIDEATGRATSKPERVAVAAGAAGPFSPSRDGSRIAFEVDSSNYGVQRFAFDPARLEITGAPATILSGLPVTSYLAASPDGKRLIFQAGLTQENLYTCDTSGHDVSQVTDDEFKNRQPRWIDGKRILFYSTRGGPYQLWEIGIDGSRPKVLTPASVGQLLACVPTADGERVATMLETSDSLGFAILRRKADGTYSPEALHRPVPPASSYAFPASWSPSGRFLLTAGRKGTAIYDPDTGAVESIGPKAYGAAWLSDDRLIYGDPDSTTLEEPGSSASGTASLVLYDRTTKKRKLLYRFPAELSFGAEIDISPDHRSLYVGTNLSRSDVWMMEKASPQR, from the coding sequence ATGACGTTGGCGGCCGGAACGCGACTCGGCCCCTACGAAATCCTTGCCCCTCTGGGCGCCGGGGGCATGGGCGAGGTCTACAAGGCGAAGGACGCGCGGCTCGGGCGGGACGTCGCGATCAAGGTCCTTCCCGAGCGATTCGCCGACGACGCGGAAGCCATGGCGCGGTTCGACCGCGAGGCCCGCTCGGTCGCCGGCCTCTCGCATCCGAACATCCTGGCGCTCTTCGACACGGGCCGCGAAGGCGGCGTCGCCTTCGCCGTCACGGAGCTCCTCGAGGGGGAAACGCTCCGCGACGAGATCCAGGAAGGGCGTCTCGCGCCGCGCCGGGCCGCCGACTACGCGCGGCAGATCGCCGACGGACTCGCCGCCGCGCACGACAAGGGCATCGTCCATCGGGACTTGAAGCCCGAGAACCTTTTCGTCACGCGCGACGGCCGCGTGAAGATCCTCGACTTCGGCCTCGCCCGCCTCGTGCCGTTCTCCGACACGAGCGACACGAATTCGCCGACCGCCGCCGTCTCGACCGAGCCGGGCGCCGTCCTCGGCACCGTCGGCTACATGTCGCCGGAACAGGTGCGGGGACACACCGCCGATCCGCGAAGCGACATCTTCTCTCTGGGCGCCGTCCTCTACGAGATGCTGACCGGACGACGCGCGTTCGGGCGCGAGACGGCGGCGGAATCGATGACCGCGATCCTGCGCGAGGAGCCGGAGGAGATCGTCGAATCGGGCGGGCGCATCTCCGCCGCGCTCGATCACATCGTCCGGCGCTGTCTCGAGAAGAAGCCCGAGCAGCGGTTCCAGTCCGCCCGCGATCTCTCGTTTGCGATTTCGGAAGCGAGCGGCCTCTCGTCGAGCTCGGCCTCGGCGAACCGGCCGCCGCAGGCCGCCGCGGCAGCCCCGGCGTGGAAGCGGCTCCTCTGGCCCGCGGCCGTTCTCGTGGTCGCGGCGGCCGCGTTTCTCGGGGGCCGGCGTCTCGCGCCGTCGGCCGGGGCGTCGGACGGATGGCGGTTCCAGCGGCTCACGTTCGGCGCCAACGCGGGCCTTCCCTCGATGTCGCCCGACGGCAGCCAGTTCGTCTTCGTGCGGCGGGAAGGCCGGAATCTCGACGTCTTCCTGCAGCGCGTCGGCGGACAGAACGCGATCGACCTCACGAAGGGCAGCGGCTTCGACAACGACGAACCGGCCTTCTCACCCGACGGCGAGCGCATCGCGTTCCGTTCCGAGCGAAGCGGCGGCGGGATCTTCGTCATGGGAGCGACCGGAGAGTCCGTTCGACCCGTCGCCGACGAGGGCTTCTCGCCGGCCTGGTCGCCGGACGGATCGACGGTCGCCTACACGACGACGGACGGGCAGGATCCCTACCACCTCGGAGGCGCGGCGGACCTGGTCGCCGTCGACGTCCCGTCGGGGAAGAAGCGCATCCTGGTGCACGGAGAGGCATCCGAGGCGGTCTTCCAGCGGCCCGCCTGGTCGCCGCACGGCCGCCGGATCGCCGTCTTCGGGTTGCTCGGCACCGGCTCGCAGCGGGACATCTTCACGATCGACGCCTCCGCCGAAAAGGCCGTCCCCGTGCACCTGACGAGCGACAAGCCGCTCGACTGGGCCCCCGAGTGGGCGCCGGACGGCCGATCGCTGTACTTCGGCAGCGATCGCGGCGGAACGACGGATCTCTATCGGATCGGAATCGACGAAGCGACCGGGCGGGCCACCTCGAAGCCGGAACGCGTCGCCGTTGCGGCGGGCGCCGCCGGACCGTTCTCCCCCTCCCGCGACGGCAGCCGAATCGCTTTCGAGGTCGATTCGTCGAACTACGGAGTGCAGCGGTTCGCATTCGATCCCGCCCGACTCGAGATCACGGGCGCTCCGGCCACGATCCTGTCCGGCCTGCCCGTCACGAGCTATCTCGCCGCCTCGCCGGACGGGAAAAGGCTGATCTTCCAGGCCGGGCTGACGCAGGAGAACCTCTATACCTGCGACACGAGCGGGCACGACGTCTCGCAGGTCACCGACGACGAGTTCAAGAACCGCCAGCCCCGGTGGATCGACGGGAAGCGGATCCTCTTCTATTCGACCCGGGGCGGCCCTTACCAGCTCTGGGAGATCGGCATCGACGGAAGCCGCCCGAAAGTGTTGACGCCGGCATCGGTCGGGCAGCTCCTCGCGTGCGTTCCGACGGCCGATGGGGAACGGGTCGCGACGATGCTCGAGACCTCCGACTCCCTGGGATTCGCGATCCTTCGCCGCAAGGCGGACGGGACGTATTCTCCGGAAGCCCTCCACCGGCCCGTCCCTCCGGCGTCTTCTTACGCATTCCCCGCGAGCTGGTCCCCCAGCGGGCGCTTTCTCCTGACGGCGGGAAGGAAAGGAACCGCCATCTACGACCCCGACACCGGCGCCGTCGAGTCGATCGGCCCGAAGGCATACGGAGCGGCCTGGCTGTCCGACGACCGCCTGATCTACGGCGACCCGGATTCCACGACGCTCGAAGAGCCGGGCTCCTCCGCATCCGGAACCGCCTCCCTCGTCCTCTACGACCGCACGACGAAAAAGCGGAAGCTTCTCTACCGCTTCCCGGCCGAGCTCTCGTTCGGCGCGGAAATCGACATCTCTCCCGACCACCGGTCGCTCTACGTAGGAACGAACCTGTCGCGGTCGGACGTCTGGATGATGGAGAAGGCTTCGCCGCAGAGGTGA